Proteins encoded within one genomic window of Triticum aestivum cultivar Chinese Spring chromosome 2D, IWGSC CS RefSeq v2.1, whole genome shotgun sequence:
- the LOC123053900 gene encoding probable ascorbate-specific transmembrane electron transporter 2, with translation MAGALGVKATPFTYAAHALGAAAAAMVLVWCIHFRGGLAFEAVNKNLIFNVHPVLMLIGFIILGSEAIMVYKVFPGLSHDTAKLTHLILHAIAIVLGAVGIYCAFKFHNESGIANLYSLHSWLGIGAISLYGIQWIFGFVTFFFPGAAPDVRRGALPWHALFGLFVYVLTLATAELGFLEKMTFLQSSGLDKYGAEALLVNFTALVVVLFGAAVVVAAVAPAAKVEEPEGYAPIPVIG, from the exons ATGGCGGGCGCGCTGGGCGTGAAGGCGACGCCGTTCACCTACGCGGCGCACgcgctgggcgcggcggcggcggccatggtgctCGTCTGGTGCATCCACTTCCGCGGCGGCCTCGCCTTCGAGGCGGTCAACAAGAACCTCATCTTCAAC GTCCACCCTGTTCTTATGCTCATCGGCTTCATTATCCTTGGCAGTGAAG CCATCATGGTCTACAAGGTATTTCCGGGACTGAGCCACGACACGGCCAAGCTGACCCACCTGATCCTCCACGCGATCGCCATCGTCCTCGGCGCCGTCGGGATCTACTGCGCCTTCAAGTTCCACAACGAGAGCGGGATCGCCAACCTCTACAGCCTGCACTCCTGGCTCGGGATCGGAGCCATTTCTCTCTACGGAATCCAG TGGATATTTGGGTTCGTGACGTTCTTCTTTCCCGGGGCGGCGCCGGACGTGAGGCGCGGGGCTCTGCCGTGGCACGCGCTGTTCGGGCTCTTCGTCTACGTGCTCACGCTGGCGACGGCGGAGCTCGGGTTCCTGGAGAAGATGACGTTCCTGCAGAGCTCCGGGCTCGACAAGTACGGCGCGGAGGCGCTCCTGGTCAACTTCACGGCCCTCGTCGTCGTGCTCTTCGGCGCCGCCGTGGTCGTCGCTGCCGTCGCTCCCGCGGCTAAGGTGGAGGAGCCGGAGGGATATGCTCCGATCCCAGTCATCGGTTAG